In a genomic window of Ranitomeya imitator isolate aRanImi1 chromosome 5, aRanImi1.pri, whole genome shotgun sequence:
- the GJA10 gene encoding gap junction alpha-10 protein: MGDWNLLGSILEEVHIHSTIIGKIWLTILFIFRMLVLGVAAEDVWDDEQEEFICNTEQPGCRNVCYDQAFPISLIRYWVLQIIFVSSPSLVYMGHALYRLRALEKERQRKKAQLRAEMEALEIVIDEHRRLEKELRKLEEQKKVNKAPLRGSLLRTYVLHILTRSVLEVGFMMGQYFLYGFDLNPLYKCYRSPCPNVVDCFVSRPTEKTIFMVFMHSIAAVSLFLNILEIFHLGIKKIRKGLYGKHISNVTEDEISICKSKKSSVQQVCMLSNSSPNKIIPVSSSGYKLIPDQQLDTVGLPAYLPPAPGFKDVHMICDQNQFSKVMATEKHKRSVDQLNTDQHSGQSRYVERQRTGNHIDQHHGQVLNKTSLDHQTGEHREEAHISSVQKRNLSSSSEDSNRKSQRNSCLGSKSCLKSHQSLDQTRHSAVHPLKSCLHSSHIEIPTALRKYSRVSSCKDFAEDRSDSPDSGQRKVSSTSRGFSEGRLASDPDSSDSRNGSGSESRRREESSSITPPPPSGRRMSMASRGRLSKSSPLYRLLV; encoded by the coding sequence ATGGGTGACTGGAACTTGCTAGGAAGCATACTTGAAGAAGTTCACATTCATTCAACTATAATTGGGAAAATATGGCTCACTATCCTCTTCATATTTCGGATGTTGGTGCTTGGAGTGGCAGCTGAAGACGTTTGGGATGATGAACAGGAGGAATTTATATGTAACACAGAACAACCAGGTTGCAGGAATGTTTGTTATGACCAAGCATTCCCTATCTCACTTATTCGCTACTGGGTATTACAAATAATCTTTGTGTCTTCTCCATCCCTTGTGTACATGGGACATGCACTTTACAGACTGAGAGCTCTGGAAAAAGAGAGGCAAAGAAAAAAAGCACAGCTCAGGGCAGAGATGGAAGCATTGGAAATCGTTATTGATGAACACAGGAGACTTGAGAAAGAGCTAAGAAAGCTAGAGGAGCAAAAGAAAGTCAACAAGGCCCCCCTTAGAGGATCACTATTACGTACATATGTGCTGCATATCCTAACTAGATCAGTTTTGGAAGTTGGCTTTATGATGGGCCAGTATTTTTTGTATGGATTTGACCTTAACCCTTTGTATAAATGTTACCGTTCTCCTTGTCCAAATGTAGTAGACTGCTTTGTTTCAAGACCAACAGAGAAGACTATATTTATGGTCTTTATGCACAGTATAGCTGCTGTGTCACTGTTTCTGAATATTTTGGAAATCTTTCATTTAGGTATAAAGAAGATCAGAAAAGGACTTTATGGGAAACACATTTCCAATGTGACAGAGGATGAAATAAGCATTTGTAAGTCTAAGAAGAGCTCAGTGCAGCAGGTTTGCATGCTAAGTAATTCTTCACCAAACAAGATTATTCCTGTGTCCTCAAGTGGCTACAAATTGATACCTGACCAGCAATTGGACACAGTTGGATTGCCAGCCTACCTTCCACCAGCACCTGGATTTAAAGATGTACACATGATTTGTGACCAAAATCAGTTTAGTAAAGTTATGGCTACAGAAAAACACAAAAGAAGTGTCGACCAACTTAACACAGATCAACATAGTGGACAGTCTCGTTATGTAGAGCGCCAGAGGACTGGTAATCACATTGACCAACACCATGGACAAGTTCTCAACAAGACTTCCCTTGATCATCAGACAGGAGAGCATAGAGAAGAAGCCCACATTTCTTCCGTACAGAAGAGGAATCTCTCATCTAGCAGTGAGGATTCAAACAGGAAATCTCAACGTAACAGTTGTCTCGGGTCCAAGAGCTGCCTTAAAAGCCATCAATCTTTGGATCAAACAAGGCATAGTGCAGTGCATCCACTCAAATCATGCCTTCATTCAAGTCATATAGAGATTCCAACAGCATTGCGCAAATATAGCAGAGTCAGTAGCTGCAAAGACTTTGCTGAAGATCGAAGTGACTCTCCAGATAGTGGACAACGCAAAGTGAGCTCCACCTCCAGAGGGTTCTCAGAGGGCAGACTGGCCAGTGACCCAGATAGCTCTGATTCAAGAAATGGTTCAGGATCTGAGTCAAGAAGACGAGAGGAAAGCTCCAGCATTACACCACCTCCCCCATCCGGGCGCAGAATGTCAATGGCAAGTAGAGGCCGACTGTCAAAGTCTTCTCCTCTTTACAGGCTATTGGTGTAG